A window of the Natronomonas salina genome harbors these coding sequences:
- the nadE gene encoding NAD(+) synthase: MSGGIDSTTAATLAVEALGKENVYGLIIPADASDDSNIKDAQDAAFDLGINFRTVDVQPVVDALTDTMAQEYWLRQMAALSFGSDEAVQLCDPIKDRDGYTEAVGNATARARMMATYFEANLRDRLVLGTGNRTELSLGYFTKYGDGGVDLLPLGDLYKTEVRRLARHLGVPEDIVEKQPTAGLWAGQTDADELGAPYETIDAVLRELVDEGCSVERTAAELGLDPELVAEFEEMYRAAAHKRDVPPTPGTHFS; this comes from the coding sequence TTGAGCGGGGGCATCGACTCCACGACGGCAGCCACCCTCGCTGTCGAAGCGCTCGGCAAAGAGAACGTCTATGGGCTTATCATCCCAGCCGACGCGAGTGATGACTCGAACATCAAGGACGCCCAAGACGCAGCCTTCGATCTCGGAATCAACTTCCGGACCGTTGACGTCCAGCCCGTCGTCGACGCGCTCACCGACACCATGGCGCAAGAGTACTGGCTCCGGCAGATGGCGGCACTGTCGTTCGGGTCGGATGAGGCGGTGCAGCTCTGCGATCCGATCAAGGACCGCGACGGCTACACCGAAGCGGTCGGCAACGCCACCGCCCGCGCCCGGATGATGGCGACGTACTTCGAGGCGAACCTCCGAGACCGCCTGGTCCTCGGCACCGGCAACCGCACCGAACTGTCGCTCGGGTATTTCACCAAGTATGGTGATGGAGGCGTGGACCTGCTGCCGCTGGGCGACCTCTACAAAACGGAGGTCCGGCGGCTCGCCCGACACCTGGGCGTCCCCGAGGACATCGTCGAGAAGCAGCCCACCGCCGGACTCTGGGCGGGCCAGACCGACGCCGACGAACTGGGCGCTCCCTACGAGACCATCGACGCGGTCCTCCGGGAACTAGTCGACGAGGGCTGCAGCGTCGAGCGGACGGCCGCGGAGCTCGGCCTCGACCCAGAACTCGTCGCCGAGTTCGAGGAGATGTACCGCGCGGCCGCGCACAAACGCGACGTCCCGCCGACGCCCGGGACGCACTTCAGCTGA
- a CDS encoding NAD+ synthase codes for MEVRERATTFIEAYVSESNASGVVVNLSGGLDSTVTATLTVEALGPESVYGLVLPSSKIDGATAQDAEEIAELLGIQYDTVHLQPLLTVMSELAPEEIDLHGDPIVRGNLTARLRMAFAYLAANAMERLVVGTTNRSELLLGYFTKYGDGATDFLPLGEYYKTEVRALAEELDVPEFIHEKPPTAAFWPGQSDINEIGSSYELIDATLFLRVEKDLDSEAITSELEVETNVVERILEHYHTTSHKREFPPAP; via the coding sequence ATGGAGGTCCGCGAGCGCGCGACGACCTTTATCGAGGCTTATGTCTCGGAATCGAATGCAAGTGGGGTAGTAGTGAATCTCAGTGGCGGGCTCGATTCGACAGTCACTGCAACCCTCACGGTTGAGGCACTCGGGCCCGAGTCTGTGTACGGGCTCGTCCTCCCCAGTAGCAAAATCGATGGAGCGACTGCGCAGGATGCTGAGGAGATCGCCGAGCTGCTGGGAATTCAGTACGACACCGTCCACCTTCAGCCGCTGCTCACCGTGATGAGCGAACTGGCGCCCGAGGAAATCGACCTCCATGGTGACCCGATCGTCCGAGGGAATCTCACTGCGAGACTCCGGATGGCATTTGCCTATCTCGCTGCAAACGCGATGGAACGGCTGGTCGTTGGAACGACCAATCGGAGTGAACTTCTCTTGGGGTATTTTACGAAGTACGGAGACGGTGCAACGGACTTCCTCCCGCTCGGAGAGTATTACAAAACGGAGGTGCGTGCGCTCGCTGAGGAGCTTGACGTTCCAGAATTCATCCATGAAAAGCCGCCGACTGCCGCGTTCTGGCCGGGGCAATCAGACATCAACGAGATTGGTAGCTCTTATGAGTTGATCGATGCGACACTTTTTCTCCGCGTTGAGAAGGACCTCGACTCGGAAGCAATTACTTCAGAACTTGAAGTTGAGACGAATGTGGTTGAACGAATCCTCGAGCATTATCATACAACGAGCCATAAACGAGAGTTTCCGCCTGCCCCTTGA
- a CDS encoding S16 family serine protease: MQVLNPADADEGAETSVGLLVGIVSGILDRPVRSQAVVLGTMSLMGELVAVSSLIDKLQLAADSGAKTVLLPAKNKEDLAKIPDELLDQLQLVFYTDPLDAASKAIELD, translated from the coding sequence GTGCAAGTTCTCAACCCTGCCGATGCTGATGAAGGCGCGGAGACGAGTGTTGGGCTACTTGTAGGGATTGTTTCTGGCATCTTGGACCGGCCGGTTCGGTCACAAGCTGTCGTGTTGGGAACGATGAGCCTAATGGGCGAACTAGTGGCTGTGAGTTCATTGATCGACAAACTACAGTTGGCGGCAGATTCCGGCGCAAAAACGGTGCTCCTGCCAGCTAAGAACAAGGAGGATTTAGCGAAGATACCAGATGAACTCCTCGACCAGCTACAATTGGTGTTCTATACAGATCCGTTGGACGCTGCCAGTAAAGCGATCGAGCTGGACTAA
- a CDS encoding tyrosine-type recombinase/integrase, which produces MSTHIDELDPIEPREALELFMDKRRSNNRAPSTLTSNRSHLRIFIQWLEGQGLTNLNELTGRDVFQYRQKREHEDGLAPASLKGQISTIRMFLQFCEEIEALPQDFHRKVDPVKLNVGEEISDVAIDIEEAEAILDHLQRFEYASQRHVTFALLWHTDMRTGALHSLDIDDIRWDDRALRLRHRPDTGTTLKNKERSERMVAVGSDTLQIVEDWLAHNRPDTTDEYGREPLIASQQGRAHKSTIRQVIYNVTRPCYYQNECPHGREPTEEGCEAIPYHSAGKCPTSVAPHAIRKGSLTRDLANDLPIETLSERADVTPRVLRQHYDTRTEKTKMEQRRDVLGLD; this is translated from the coding sequence ATGTCAACCCACATTGACGAGCTCGACCCGATCGAGCCCAGAGAAGCACTCGAACTGTTCATGGACAAGCGACGGTCGAACAACCGCGCTCCCTCAACGCTGACGTCGAACCGTTCCCACCTTCGCATCTTCATCCAATGGCTGGAAGGACAGGGCCTCACGAACCTGAACGAGCTCACGGGACGGGACGTCTTCCAGTACCGCCAGAAGCGAGAACACGAGGATGGATTAGCCCCAGCCAGTCTCAAGGGCCAGATCTCGACGATACGAATGTTCCTCCAGTTCTGCGAAGAGATCGAGGCGCTCCCCCAGGACTTCCACCGGAAGGTAGATCCAGTGAAGCTCAACGTCGGTGAAGAGATCAGCGACGTCGCCATCGACATTGAGGAGGCAGAGGCAATCCTCGACCACCTCCAGCGATTCGAATACGCCAGCCAGAGACACGTAACGTTCGCACTGCTCTGGCACACCGATATGCGGACCGGAGCTCTCCATAGCCTCGATATCGATGACATCCGGTGGGACGACCGAGCACTTCGTCTCCGCCACCGTCCGGACACTGGAACGACGCTCAAGAACAAGGAGCGTTCGGAGAGAATGGTCGCAGTGGGCTCAGATACCCTCCAGATCGTCGAGGACTGGCTAGCCCACAACAGGCCGGACACCACGGACGAATACGGCAGAGAGCCACTCATCGCCTCCCAACAGGGACGAGCCCACAAGTCGACCATCCGGCAGGTCATCTACAACGTTACCCGCCCCTGCTACTACCAGAACGAGTGCCCTCACGGGAGAGAACCGACGGAGGAGGGGTGTGAGGCAATCCCCTATCACTCAGCAGGGAAGTGTCCAACGAGTGTCGCGCCACATGCAATCCGAAAGGGTTCGTTGACACGGGATCTGGCGAACGATCTCCCTATCGAGACGCTCAGTGAGCGGGCTGACGTGACACCCCGGGTGCTTCGCCAGCACTACGATACGCGTACTGAGAAGACGAAGATGGAGCAGCGACGAGATGTACTCGGTCTCGATTGA
- a CDS encoding FxLYD domain-containing protein gives MNRRKFIKQATAATSMGTVMGLSGCTGSAAEEALEIRSHRMARGQYGNLYVVGQAVNTGDKPMSYASVEVVFLDSSGSQLESGMDNINNLAAGRSWNFEAIYPGMDGNRVYNYEIQPGASF, from the coding sequence ATGAACCGACGCAAATTTATCAAGCAAGCAACGGCTGCAACATCGATGGGAACCGTGATGGGGTTATCGGGCTGCACTGGGAGTGCTGCGGAGGAAGCACTTGAAATCCGTTCTCATCGGATGGCTCGGGGACAATACGGGAATCTCTACGTTGTCGGGCAGGCGGTGAACACTGGCGATAAGCCCATGAGTTATGCCTCCGTGGAAGTGGTGTTCCTCGACAGTAGTGGTAGCCAGCTTGAGAGTGGAATGGACAACATCAATAATCTCGCAGCAGGTCGGAGCTGGAACTTCGAGGCGATTTATCCCGGGATGGATGGTAACCGTGTGTACAATTACGAGATACAGCCTGGAGCGAGCTTCTAA
- a CDS encoding ribonuclease HI family protein: MAKEPKAVLEIDGACSGNPGPAGYGVVLQVNDETYTESDSIGPATNNRAEYRGLIAGLGLARDKGVDHLTVKSDSELLIRQMNGEYRVRDTYLRALRQEATKLALEFETIVFEWVSREELGRAHELARLGRDSQA, from the coding sequence ATGGCTAAAGAGCCAAAGGCGGTGCTCGAGATCGATGGAGCCTGTAGCGGAAACCCCGGCCCAGCGGGCTACGGTGTTGTACTCCAGGTGAACGATGAGACCTACACAGAGAGCGACTCAATTGGTCCGGCCACGAACAACCGGGCGGAGTATCGAGGCCTCATCGCAGGATTGGGCTTGGCACGTGACAAAGGGGTGGACCATCTCACCGTGAAGAGCGATTCCGAACTCCTGATTCGACAAATGAACGGTGAGTATCGCGTGAGGGACACCTACCTTCGGGCCCTCCGCCAAGAGGCTACCAAACTTGCTCTTGAGTTTGAGACTATCGTCTTCGAGTGGGTATCACGAGAGGAGCTCGGTCGCGCTCATGAGCTCGCCCGCTTGGGCCGGGATAGTCAAGCCTGA